The following proteins come from a genomic window of Corallococcus sp. NCRR:
- a CDS encoding alkaline phosphatase D family protein, with protein sequence MFNPFKRRTFLQAVVAVAATTTFGCSDDESTDASDGSPYFPQSLASGDPRPDSVVLWVRVEDKDRAGSDLPLRLEVSPTEDFKTLVLDKKDLSALAAHDHAVKVKVTGLSARTTYYYRFSYEKDGQKHTTRTGRTRTAPAAGDDVPVKFVFASCQDFIGRYYNAWQRLLQLDADLDFIVFLGDYVYETTGDTSFQSGDGGRAIRFSAPDEALPQGAGLTAYLAANSLSNYRDLYKTTRTDKQLQAVHERYPFIIVWDDHEFSDDCWQDVATYEDGKRDETQLDRKLNAEQAFLEYIPLDTAQSPEGAIDVGSEPRFPNSRIYRDFEYGKHLKLLVTDYRSYRPDHLIPEDAYPGGVVLDETLLGAALQGQPDAVKATFQTDTFAYVNIDDAAYANHKQVLQGVYLSQAKAAGLTDEEAAQKAAKWVAGPVALYYVNQVLAAVNKALVIAPAGKPRGLAYAHMGKAALFNIQGSRYVVVKDTFDLFAAVKFQLSKGKSEDVFGPDQEAWFNQTLTTATNTWKMVVSSTSLSALIWDFRQQADISDPTLRQRFYFSVDQWDGFPTKKKVMLNTLKAAGVTNTLFISGDIHASFASVEEGVPVLTAPGITSGSIKSLASLALIGAGYAAGAPVYQHAVVEMEKTLQASNPGLRFADADSHGFVMVEVKADETLATFHLIPAAEVAKDYSKRADSELEAKFTSKTFRVKNSDIQPA encoded by the coding sequence TTGTTCAACCCCTTCAAACGCCGCACGTTCCTGCAAGCCGTGGTTGCTGTCGCGGCGACGACGACCTTTGGATGCTCCGACGACGAGTCGACGGACGCGTCGGATGGCTCGCCCTACTTCCCGCAGTCGCTGGCGTCGGGGGATCCGCGTCCGGACAGCGTGGTGTTGTGGGTGCGCGTGGAGGACAAGGACCGCGCCGGGTCGGACCTGCCGCTGCGCCTGGAGGTCTCCCCGACGGAGGACTTCAAGACGCTGGTGCTGGACAAGAAGGACCTGTCCGCGCTGGCGGCGCATGACCACGCGGTGAAGGTGAAGGTCACCGGGCTGTCCGCGCGCACGACGTACTACTACCGCTTCTCCTACGAGAAGGACGGCCAGAAGCACACCACGCGCACCGGCCGCACGCGCACCGCGCCCGCGGCGGGGGATGACGTGCCGGTGAAGTTCGTCTTCGCCAGCTGCCAGGACTTCATTGGCCGCTACTACAACGCCTGGCAGCGGCTGTTGCAACTGGACGCGGACCTGGACTTCATCGTGTTCCTGGGCGACTACGTCTACGAGACGACGGGCGACACGTCCTTCCAGTCCGGCGACGGCGGCCGGGCCATTCGCTTCAGCGCGCCGGACGAGGCGCTGCCGCAGGGCGCGGGCCTCACCGCGTACCTGGCGGCGAACTCGCTGTCCAACTACCGCGACCTCTACAAGACGACCCGCACGGACAAGCAGTTGCAGGCGGTGCACGAGCGCTACCCGTTCATCATCGTCTGGGACGACCACGAGTTCTCCGACGACTGCTGGCAGGACGTGGCCACGTACGAGGACGGCAAGCGGGACGAGACGCAGCTGGACCGCAAGCTCAACGCGGAGCAGGCCTTCCTGGAGTACATCCCGCTGGACACGGCGCAGTCGCCCGAGGGCGCCATCGACGTGGGCAGTGAGCCGCGCTTCCCGAACTCGCGCATCTACCGCGACTTCGAGTACGGCAAGCACCTGAAGCTGCTGGTGACGGACTACCGCAGCTACCGTCCGGACCACCTCATCCCGGAGGACGCGTATCCGGGCGGCGTGGTGCTGGACGAGACGCTCCTGGGCGCGGCGCTCCAGGGCCAGCCGGACGCGGTGAAGGCCACGTTCCAGACGGACACGTTCGCGTACGTGAACATCGACGACGCGGCGTACGCGAACCACAAGCAGGTGCTCCAGGGCGTGTACCTGAGCCAGGCGAAGGCCGCGGGCCTGACGGACGAGGAGGCCGCGCAGAAGGCCGCGAAGTGGGTGGCCGGGCCCGTGGCGCTCTACTACGTGAACCAGGTGCTGGCGGCGGTGAACAAGGCGCTGGTGATTGCCCCCGCGGGCAAGCCCCGGGGCCTGGCATACGCGCACATGGGCAAGGCGGCGCTCTTCAACATCCAGGGCTCGCGCTACGTGGTGGTGAAGGACACGTTCGACCTGTTCGCGGCGGTGAAGTTCCAGCTGTCCAAGGGCAAGAGCGAGGACGTGTTCGGCCCGGACCAGGAGGCGTGGTTCAACCAGACCCTCACCACGGCGACGAACACGTGGAAGATGGTGGTGAGCTCCACGTCGCTGTCGGCGCTCATCTGGGACTTCCGGCAGCAGGCGGACATCAGCGACCCGACGCTGCGCCAGCGCTTCTACTTCAGCGTGGACCAGTGGGACGGCTTCCCCACGAAGAAGAAGGTGATGCTCAACACGCTGAAGGCCGCGGGCGTGACGAACACGCTGTTCATCTCCGGGGACATCCACGCGTCGTTCGCGTCGGTGGAGGAGGGCGTGCCCGTGCTGACGGCGCCGGGCATCACCTCCGGCTCCATCAAGAGCCTGGCCAGCCTGGCGCTGATTGGCGCGGGCTACGCCGCGGGCGCGCCGGTGTACCAGCACGCCGTCGTGGAGATGGAGAAGACGCTCCAGGCGTCCAACCCGGGCCTGCGCTTCGCGGACGCGGACTCGCACGGCTTCGTGATGGTGGAGGTGAAGGCGGATGAGACGCTCGCCACCTTCCACCTCATCCCCGCCGCGGAGGTGGCCAAGGACTACTCCAAGCGCGCGGACAGCGAGCTGGAGGCGAAGTTCACCTCGAAGACCTTCCGCGTGAAGAACAGCGACATCCAGCCGGCCTGA
- a CDS encoding right-handed parallel beta-helix repeat-containing protein yields the protein MGARKGWQGVLGAGLMMAVGAAEAAPWRSVLYPETWTPGYSQPGNASRFLHDFSYAGYRMRQAEPPVRTDRVLDVTQAPYFADNTGASDVTAVLQQALDDAGAVAGGGVVYLPRGTYRVAPPAGKPYALLIRYSNVVLRGQGATSTFLYNSATDMRSKRVVQVSPRDTTVSWTSASTASVALTQDAPNQATRIQVASVSGYTVGTWVVVRADLTATRSAELNMGTEWTSLPGPSFYRQVVAVDAATRMLTLDIPLRQGLLMRDNARVYRVPAHLSEVGVEHLAIGMRENPTPGLAEEDYSVPGTGAYQVHESTALLMNHVVDGWVRGVSSYRPPSNTQDVHVTSNGIDLNYARNVTVEGCEVDKPQYKGGGGNGYLYSIRGSDSLVKDSVAYGGRHNFDFRSMHTTGNVLFNNRVSNGEKVSDFHMHLSAANLVDNTTLYLERFEAADRSPYGTTSHGVTTTESVFWNTNGAKPPPYGGNSVVRSQQYGQGYVIGMRGSATEVNAVVTTKTAPADLVEVAQSGNELVPQSLYVDQVQRRLGRAVEHDARVLVYQAENLKPTSTPDPSSTGVEAGPELGGVRYHNTSAVGAKVTYTLYPRTVGTFAVRVRTKRNNGRGQYRLDVNGVAVGGTRDEYSATTQYVEVELGTVTFTDLEPQAFTFTTVGKNAASTGYNVALDVIRLVRQ from the coding sequence GTGGGCGCGCGCAAGGGATGGCAGGGAGTGCTGGGCGCAGGGCTGATGATGGCCGTGGGAGCGGCGGAGGCGGCGCCGTGGCGGAGCGTGCTGTACCCGGAGACGTGGACGCCGGGGTACTCGCAGCCGGGCAACGCGTCGCGGTTCCTGCATGACTTCTCCTACGCGGGCTACCGGATGCGGCAGGCGGAGCCGCCAGTGCGCACGGACCGGGTGCTGGACGTGACGCAGGCGCCGTACTTCGCGGACAACACGGGGGCGTCGGACGTGACGGCGGTGTTGCAGCAGGCGCTCGATGACGCGGGGGCGGTGGCGGGGGGCGGGGTGGTGTACCTGCCCCGGGGCACGTACCGGGTGGCACCGCCCGCGGGGAAGCCGTACGCGCTGCTCATCCGGTACAGCAACGTGGTGCTGCGCGGGCAGGGCGCGACGTCCACGTTCCTCTACAACTCCGCCACGGACATGCGCAGCAAGCGCGTGGTTCAGGTGAGCCCGCGCGACACGACGGTGTCCTGGACGTCGGCTTCGACGGCGTCGGTGGCGCTGACGCAGGACGCGCCCAACCAGGCCACGCGCATCCAGGTGGCGAGCGTGTCCGGCTACACCGTGGGCACGTGGGTGGTGGTGCGGGCGGACCTGACGGCGACGCGCAGCGCGGAGCTGAACATGGGCACGGAGTGGACGTCGCTGCCCGGCCCGTCCTTCTACCGGCAGGTGGTGGCGGTGGACGCGGCCACGCGGATGCTGACGCTGGACATCCCGCTGCGCCAGGGGCTGCTGATGCGCGACAACGCGCGGGTGTACCGCGTGCCCGCGCACCTGTCGGAGGTGGGCGTGGAGCACCTGGCCATCGGCATGCGGGAGAACCCCACGCCGGGCCTGGCCGAGGAGGACTACTCGGTGCCGGGCACGGGCGCGTACCAGGTGCACGAGTCCACGGCGCTCCTGATGAACCACGTGGTGGACGGGTGGGTGCGCGGCGTCAGTTCCTACCGGCCGCCGTCCAACACGCAGGACGTGCACGTGACGTCCAATGGCATCGACCTGAACTACGCGCGCAACGTCACGGTGGAGGGGTGTGAAGTCGACAAGCCCCAGTACAAGGGCGGTGGCGGAAACGGCTACCTGTATTCCATCCGGGGCAGCGACAGCCTGGTGAAGGACAGCGTGGCGTACGGCGGGCGGCACAACTTCGACTTCCGCTCCATGCACACCACCGGCAACGTGCTGTTCAACAACCGCGTGTCCAATGGCGAGAAGGTGTCTGACTTCCACATGCACCTGAGCGCGGCGAACCTGGTGGACAACACCACGCTGTACCTGGAGCGCTTCGAGGCGGCGGACCGCTCGCCCTACGGCACCACGAGCCACGGCGTCACCACGACGGAGAGCGTGTTCTGGAACACCAACGGGGCGAAGCCGCCTCCGTACGGTGGGAACAGCGTGGTGCGCTCGCAGCAGTACGGGCAGGGGTATGTGATTGGGATGCGCGGCAGCGCGACGGAGGTGAACGCGGTGGTGACGACGAAGACGGCCCCCGCGGACCTGGTGGAGGTGGCGCAGTCCGGGAACGAGCTGGTGCCGCAGTCGCTCTACGTGGACCAGGTGCAGAGGCGGCTGGGGCGCGCGGTGGAGCACGACGCGCGGGTGCTGGTGTACCAGGCGGAGAACCTGAAGCCGACGAGCACCCCGGACCCGTCGTCCACCGGCGTGGAGGCCGGGCCGGAGCTGGGCGGGGTGCGCTACCACAACACGAGCGCCGTGGGCGCGAAGGTGACGTACACGCTGTATCCGCGCACGGTGGGCACGTTCGCGGTGCGGGTGCGCACCAAGCGCAACAACGGGCGGGGGCAGTACCGGCTGGACGTGAACGGGGTGGCGGTGGGCGGGACGCGGGACGAGTACTCCGCCACCACGCAGTATGTGGAGGTGGAGCTGGGGACGGTGACGTTCACGGACCTGGAGCCTCAGGCGTTCACGTTCACGACGGTGGGCAAGAACGCGGCGAGCACGGGCTACAACGTGGCGTTGGACGTCATCCGTCTGGTGCGGCAGTAG